Genomic DNA from Anoplopoma fimbria isolate UVic2021 breed Golden Eagle Sablefish chromosome 22, Afim_UVic_2022, whole genome shotgun sequence:
atttatattattaacacatattaacatatttatatatattaacacatattaacacatataaacatttatattatatatattaacatatttatatatattaacacatattaacatattatatatattaacacatattaacatatttatatatattacatattaacatattaatatatatttatatattaaaatatattaacatatttatatatattaacacatattaacatatttatatatattaacacatattaacatatttatatatatattaacatacatatattaacatatttatatatttatatatattaaacatatttatatatattaacacatattaacatattttatatatatattaaatacatattaacatatttatatatattaacatattatatatattaacacatattaacatatttatatatattaaacacatatttatatatattaacacatataaacatatttatatatattaacacatattaacacatttatatatattaacacatattaacatatttatatatattaaacacatattaacatatttatatatattaacacatttataaacatataaacacatttatatatattaacacatattaacacatttatatatattaacacatattaacacatttatatatattaacacatattatatatataaacacatttatatatattttacatataaacacatttatatatattaatatatataaacacacatatatattaacacatatttatatatatttatatatattaacatttatattaacatatttatatatataacacatttatatatattaacatatataaacacatttatatatattaacacatattatttatatatattaacacatatataaacacatttatatatattaacacatattaacacatttatatatattaacacatattaacatatttatatatattaacatatattaacatatttatatatatattaaacacatttatatatacatatattaacatatttatatatattaacatatatattaacacatttatatatattaacacatataaacacatttatatatattaacacatataaacatttatttattatatattatattaacacatataaacacatttatatatattaacatatataaacacatttatttattatatattaacacatataaacatatttatatatattaaacacatattaaacacatttatatatattaacacatattaacacatttatatatattaacacatatttatatatatataacacatatttatttattatattaacacatattaacatatttatatatattaacacatataacacatttatatatataaacacatattaacatatatatttatatatattaacacatattaacacatttatatatattaacacatattaacatatttatatatattaaacacatataaacacatttattatatattaatacatattaacacatttatatatattaacacatattaacacatttatatatattaatatattaacacatataaacatatttatatatattaacacatagaaacacatttatttatgttaacacatagaaacacatttatttatgttaacacatagaaacacatttatttatgttaacacatagaaacacatttatttatgttaacacatagaaacacatttatttatgttaaacacatagaaacacatttatttatgttaaacacatagaaacacatttatttatgttaacacacagaaacacatttatttatattcatctaaatgattcacaataaaacaacatttatgttttctcttttattcatgtttgttgtcattgtttcaATGCTTTGAACTTGTTTTTCTGGATTCTTCACATGTATATTAATAGTATattaatagtatagtatacatTTCCTCAGTGAGACTTTCACCTCAGTGGGAGTCAGTATCTGAGTGATTAGTGCTGAGTCACCGTTCAGACCTCAGCTCATGTTGACCTTCCTCTGGTTTGATGCTTCATTTGAATTCAAACGGTGACTTTTAAagactgacctctgacctctgacctctgacctcagatTCTTTACTCAGCTGACGTCTTCACAAACAGCTGAGGAACTAAAGTTCATCTGCTCAGTGCAGTCAGAGGACGACTGTTACTGTAACACCGTCCCCTGTGACGCTACAGTCCATCCAAAGACTagtcattaataataataataataataataataataatgataatgataataataataataaatgataataataataataatgataataataataataatgataataataataataataatgttaataataataataataataatgataataatagataatgataataatgataatgataataataatgataataataataataatgataataataataatgataataataataatgataatgataataataataatgataataatgataataataatagtaataatgataataatgataataataatgataataataacaatgataatgataataataataatgataataataataataataataatgataatgttaataataatgataataataatgataataatagtaataatgataataatgataatgataataataatgataataatatgataataatgataataataataataataataataataataataatgataatgatgataataataatgataataataatagtaataatgataataatgataatgataatgataatgataatgataataataatgataataatagtaataataataataataatgataatgataataataatgataataatagtaataataataataataataataataataataataataataataatacttggATAACTTACCAaacattattttccattaatttTAAGTTTCTTAATCGCCTTCTGTGACTGTAAACTCTTACATATGGACTCCTGTGAGTGTGACCACTTTGTCCTGCACGTTGTGTACTTGTACTCACCCAGGAGTGCAGCAGTATGTTGGTTGAGTCAAAGTAAACATGTTGAAACTCCCACCAGACACACTTTGACCCTCTGGTCAGCAACCGCAGAGACAGACCGAGACGGGACGAGAGACACGCTGAAGACCTCCTCTGCTGGATcgggttctggttctggttctaaGGTTCTGAGGTTCTGGTTCTGAGGTTCTGCTTGATCATGGAGGATCTGAAACCAGCTGCTGTTCTTCTGCTGTTTCTGCTACACAGCTGCCTGGCAGACCAAGGTACAAGTACTACTAGCAATACTACAAGTACTCAAGGAGCCCTTAACGTACCGGTAGTATAAATACTCGTACTATTCTAGCTTTAAagtgtactttgtgttttccagAAACAGCATGAAGAAAAGgatgtataaatacacaagtaTCTTTAACTTGTAGTACTGTTTGATAGGACAAAGTGACTTACTGCACTACACCACAGTACACTGAGTATTTCCTTTGTAAGAGTACTTTTGAACTTCATAATAACTGTAATGGTTTTATCGTGGGTAGTTTTCCTCCACAGCCAGCGGGCCAATCAGCTGCTGGTGAGGAGCCGCCGAGCCAATCAAATGTTTGAGGAGTTAAAATCAGGTgagtctccatggcaacgcacACGTATGTACTTTATGTACTTCAGTACttcaaagtaaatatatttatatatgaagtAAAGAAAACAGTTAGATTAATTCTACACCATTCTGCTCAATGAGTACTTCTACTTTCAGGTACTTTAAGAATATATTGTGCTAATACGCTAAAACCTGTGTACGAATAGTAgtactacttttatttaagcGATATAAGCACCCAGATTGGGAACCACTGtgtaatactataataaaagagtgttattatgattattattatgactattgtattattataagtatataaatgtgtgtactACTTGCTCTCAGGGAACCTGGAGAGAGAATGTGTGGAGGAGATCTGTGACCACGAAGAAGCCCGAGAGGTTTTTGAACAGACGGACAAAACGGTAACAACACAGATCACAGTCAAGTTCTACTTCATTACCTGTAGTAAGAGTACTATTAGTAAGAGTACACAGTGGTAAGAGTACTATTAGTAACAGTACACAGTAGTAAGAGTACTATTAGTAAGAGTACACAGTGGTAAGAGTACTATTAGTAAGAGTACACAGTAGTAAGAGTACTATTAGTAAGAGTACACAGTAGTAAGAGTACTATTAGTAAGAGTACACAGTGGTAAAAGTACTATTAGTAAGAGTACACAGTAGTAAGAGTACTATTAGTAAGAGTACACAGTGGTAAGAGTACTATTAGTAagagtacacagtacacagtggTAAAAGTACTATTAGTAAGAGTACACAGTAGTAAGAGTACTATTGGTAACAGTACAAAGTAGTAACAATACTCAGTAGAAATAGTATTTGTTAGTCACAGTACTCAGGGGTAGCAGTACTTGGTAGTAACAGTACTCAGTAGTACCAATACTcagtagtaacagtacttgtattaacagtacttgtagtaacagtacttgtagtaacagtacttgtagtaacagtacttgtagtaacagtgCTTGTAGTaactgtagtaacagtacttgtagtaacagtacttgtagtaacagtacttgtagtaacagtacttggTAGTAACAGTACTCAGTAGTACCAATACTcagtagtaacagtacttgtattaacagtacttgtagtaacagtacttgtagtaacagtacttgtagtaactgtagtaacagtacttgtagtaacagtacttgtagtaacagtacttgtagtaacagtgcttgtagtaacagtacttgtattaacagtacttgtagtaacagtacttgtattAACAGTACTCGTAGTAACAGTGCTTGTAGTAACAGTGCTTGTAGTAACAGTgcttgtagtaacagtacttgtagtaacagtacttgtagtaacagtgcttgtagtaacagtacttgtagtaacaggacttgtagtaacagtgcttgtagtaacagtacttgtagtaacagtacttgtagtaacagtacttgtagtaacagtgcttgtagtaacagtacttgtagtaactGTAGTAACAGTGCTTGTAGTAACAGTgcttgtagtaacagtacttgtagtaacagtacttgtagtaacagtacttgtagtaactgtagtaacagtacttgtagtaacagtgCTTGTAGTAACAGTgcttgtagtaacagtacttgtagtaacagtacttgtagtaacagtacttgtagtaactgtagtaacagtacttgtagtaacagtgCTTGTAGTAACAGTGCTTGTAGTaactgtagtaacagtacttgtagtaacagtacttgtagtaacagtgCTTGTAGTAACAGTgcttgtagtaacagtacttgtagtaacagtgcttgtagtaacagtacttgtagtaactgtagtaacagtacttgtagtaacagtacttgtagtaactgtagtaacagtacttgtagtaacagtacttgtagtaacagtacttgtagtaactgtagtaacagtacttgtagtaacagtacttgtagtaacagtacttgtagtaacagtacttgtagtaacagtgCTTGTattaacagtacttgtagtaacagtacttgtagtaactgtagtaacagtacttgtagtaacagtgcttgtagtaacagtagtaacagtacttgtagtaacagtacttgtagtaacagtagtaacagtacttgtagtaacagtacttgtagtaacagtagtaacagtgcTTGTattaacagtacttgtagtaacagtacttgtagtaactgtagtaacagtacttgtagtaacagtacttgtagtaacagtacttgtagtaacagtagtaacagtacttgtagtaacagtacttgtagtaactgtagtaacagtacttgtagtaacagtacttgtagtaacagtgCTTGTAGTaactgtagtaacagtacttgtagtaacagtgcttgtagtaacagtacttgtagtaacagtacttgtagtaacagtacttgtagtaacagtgCTTGTAGTaactgtagtaacagtacttgtagtaacagtgcttgtagtaacagtacttgtagtaacagtacttgtagtaacagtacttgtagtaacagtacttgtagtaacagtacttgtagtaactGTAGTAACAGTGCTTGTAGTAACTGTAGTAACAGTGCTTGTattaacagtacttgtagtaacagtacttgtagtaacagtacttgtagtaacagtgcttgtagtaacagtacttgtagtaacagtacttgtagtaacagtgctcctctcctctccaggaGACTTTCTGGACGAAGTATGTCGGTGAGTGAAGAAGCTTCAGctcacagacagaaacacagaaatacacacaatataCTTTATacataaaacttattttatatacttCTACTTTAAGTATCTATCGGAAGTTTATTCAGATGTTCTGCTGTACAAACACGAACAAAGTCCAGAACAGATCACAAGTACACAACCAGAGTACACAAACATCTaactacctgtctctctctctctctgtctctctctctctgtctgtctctctctctgtctgtctctctctctgtctctctctctctctctctctgtctctctgtctctctctctgtctctgtctctctctctctgtctctctctctgtctgtctgtctctctctgtctctctgtctctctctctctgtctgtctctctctctctctctctctctgtctgtctgtctctcagacTGTGAAGGAACCCAGATGACTAGAACCCAGGTGAACATCGACGCAGTGAGACAATGTTTAGAAGGTAACGAACAACTTTAATGTTAAAACGTTCAGGTGAAGAAATAAACGTTACACtgacaacgtgtgtgtgtgtgtgtgtgtgtgtgtgtgtgtgtgtgtgtgtgtgtgtgtgtgtgtgtgtgtgtgtgtgtgtgtgtgtgtgtgtgtgtgtgtgtgtgttcaggtcagtgtgtctctggttcaggagtGAACTATGAAGGAAACATCAACATCACACAATCAGGAAGACAGTGTCAGTTCTGGAGCAGCAGCTTCCCACATCCCATAATAAGGTAACCAACTAACCAGCCGACTAACTAACTAATTAATTAACTAACCAACCAACTAACATACCAAACatttaactaactaactaactaactaacagaACATTTAACCAAGTAACCAACCAATGGCGGTGTCtgattctctgtctctctctctgtctgtctgtctctctctctctctgtctgtctctctgtctctctctctgtctctctctctctctctctctgtctctctctctctctctgtctctctgtctgtctctctctctgtctctctctctgtctgtctgtcttcagggAGTTCAACGCTTCAGAACCAAACAGCGTCCTGCAGGAGAACTTCTGTCGTAACCCGGACAACCGTCCAGAGGGACCCTGGTGTTTCACCAAAGACCCGACGGTCCAGAAGGAGATCTGCAGGGTCCCCACATGTGGCAAGTACCTGCTAGTACTACCAACCAAATACTACAAGTACCTGCTAGTACTACCAACCAAATACTACAAGTACCTGCTAGTACTACCAACCAAATACTACAAGTACCTGCTAGTACTACCAACCAAATACGACAAGTACAACAAACAGTCCCTGTGGTCCAGTCCTGTCCATACAGCTCCTACAGGGAGCAGGTTACTGAACCCGCTCTTTGTCTTGAAGGTAAGGACTTCGTCCCGCCGACTCTGGCCCCTGAGATAATCAGAACCGGGGAGTGTTTACCTAATTACGGCCTGGAGTACAGTGGTGACCTGGCAGTCACCCTGGGGGGGCACACCTGTCTCCTGTGGTCCTCGCCGGAGGCCAAGTCTCTGAGCGTGGACAAGGACTTCATCCCCGAGGTCAGCCTGCAGGGCAACAAGTGCCGTAACCCGGACAACGACCCCGAGGGGCCCTGGTGCTACGTGGAGGTTTCTGGAAACCTGACCATGGACTACTGCAACCTGGACCTGTGTGGTAAGTACGACTAGAGAGTCCCAGTACTGATAGTACTACACGGGGGACTAGTTACCTGTTAACCTGCCGCTGACCGCTCTGTGTCCCAGAGGACCCTTTGGTTGAGGACTTCCTGACGACGGAGACAGAAGGACGAGAACGATCCGTCCTCAGAGCCCCCAAGAAAATATTCTTCAGTCCTCGAACCTTCGGAGAAGGAGAGAGCGGTGAGtgctcataataataataataattaagcctttattagtcccacaatggggaaattacaattctctgcatctaaccatcccggaggagcagtgggctgctgagAAGCAACCGGGGaacaactgggggttaggtgtctcgctcaaggacacctcagcatgttgactgtagaggggttcaaaccaccgaccttgtggttacgggacgagcgctctacctggtgtgccacagccgccccataacTTACTAGTTAAACAACAGGTTAACAGATTAACTAGCTGTCTGACTCCATAACTAACCCGTTAACAGCTGTGTTGACTGACTGGTTAACTGGTTAATCCACTGACTCAGTGGCTGAAAGCATTGAGAAGCACAGGAAACTGGTTAACTAACTGGTTGAATGGTGAGTAAACCAACAGATTTACTAGCTGGCAGACTCCTTAACTAACCCATTAACAGCAATATTGACTGACTGGTCAACTGGTTTACTGACTGGTTAACTGGCTGgttgtgttgcagtgtgtggaGAACGCCCCCTGTTTGAAATGCTGAAGAAAAAGGACGGAGGTGAGGACGAGCTGTTGGAGTCGTACCGAGACAAACGCATCGTCGGGGGAACAGACGCCGAGGTGGCCTCAGCACCATGGTAACCAAATGTTAAACAACGAGCTGTCGCCATGGTAACGACACAACAGGGGGAATTCTGAGATCAATAATGTTCAGTagatcattatatgtattgttAAAGCAAACTAATGTGTCTTCAGTCGTCTGAACATTGTTCACTAAACCACATGATCACATGACACATGGTAGGACACACCTGGTAGGACACACCTGGAAGGACACACCTGTTAGAACACCCCTGTTAGGACACACCTGTTAGGACACACCTGGTAGGACACACCTGTTAGGACACACCTGGTAGGACACACCTGGTAGGACACACCTGGTTCCGGTCCCTGAACAGGTGATTCTGGTCTGCAGGCAGGTGATGCTGTACAAGAGGAGCCCACAGGAGCTGCTGTGTGGAGCCAGTCTGGTCAGCGATCAATGGATCCTCACTGCGGCTCACTGCATCCTCTACCCGCCCTGGAACAAGAACTTCACCGCCGACGACATTCTGGTCCGACTGGGGAAGCACAACCGGGTCATGTAAGACTTCCTGACTGCAGGTGTGAATGAATGTCAGCAGAGCGACAGAATATTCACGACACCTTTTCCAGGTTCGAGCGCGGCATCGAGAAGATCGTGGCCATCAGCGAGATCATCGTCCACCCGAAGTACAACTGGAAGGTCAACCTGAACCGGGACATC
This window encodes:
- the f2 gene encoding prothrombin; amino-acid sequence: MEDLKPAAVLLLFLLHSCLADQVFLHSQRANQLLVRSRRANQMFEELKSGNLERECVEEICDHEEAREVFEQTDKTETFWTKYVDCEGTQMTRTQVNIDAVRQCLEGQCVSGSGVNYEGNINITQSGRQCQFWSSSFPHPIIREFNASEPNSVLQENFCRNPDNRPEGPWCFTKDPTVQKEICRVPTCGKYLLVLPTPPTLAPEIIRTGECLPNYGLEYSGDLAVTLGGHTCLLWSSPEAKSLSVDKDFIPEVSLQGNKCRNPDNDPEGPWCYVEVSGNLTMDYCNLDLCEDPLVEDFLTTETEGRERSVLRAPKKIFFSPRTFGEGESVCGERPLFEMLKKKDGGEDELLESYRDKRIVGGTDAEVASAPWQVMLYKRSPQELLCGASLVSDQWILTAAHCILYPPWNKNFTADDILVRLGKHNRVMFERGIEKIVAISEIIVHPKYNWKVNLNRDIALLHLRRPVVFSDVIHPICIPSKKVAISLMTEGYKGRVTGWGNLKETWNPSAKNLPKVLQQIHLPIVDQDTCRVSTSVKVTDNMFCAGYKPDDVKRGDACEGDSGGPFVMKDPVEDRWYQMGIVSWGEGCDRDGKYGFYTHLFRMSRWMKKIIDKTGKDSR